The genomic region TGACGAGATCCGCGAGAAAGCCTAGATTGAATCACAATTGAATTAGGGAAAGCAGAGGACCCCTCTCACCTGGAAGCCGTTTCACGAGCTCCCCAGTGTCAGAATTACCCGAGAGGGGGAGTTTGTCTTTACTCCCCTTTTTTTCATGCCAGGAGGTGGCTCACATCAGACCCGGAAAGAAGGACAATCAGGAACTGAGGGTGAATACCAGAATACGAATCTCGGAGGTTCGTCTTGTGGATGAAGAGGGAAACCAGCTTGGGGTGATTGCAACCTCAGTGGCCCTCGACATGGCCCGAAGCCGTGGATTGGATCTTGTGGAGGTCTCACCGAATGCTCGTCCTCCCGTCTGCAGAATCATGGAGTACGGGAAGTACAAGTACGAACAGAGCAAGAAAGCCAAGCTGGCCCGTCAGAAGCAAAAGCTTCATCAGGCAGCTTTGAAGGAAGTTCAGTTTCGCCCGAAGACCGATGAGCACGATTATCGTTTCAAGGTTCGGAATATTCTGCGTTTTCTGGGCCATCGTGACAAGGTGAAGGTCGTTCTTCGTTTCAGGGGGAGAGAACTCTCTCATATGGAATTCGGAATGAAGACGATGGAGAGGATCCTTGATGACCTCAAGGACCTTGCAATTGTAGAACACCCGCCCAAGCAGGAAGGTCGGAACGTGGTGATGATCCTCGGACCGATCCCGGAAGCCGAGGGTGGGCGGAAAGCGACCAAGGATGATTCTGGTGAACTCGTGAAGGCGAAGTCCCCGGAAGTCGGGGAACAGAGTCCCGAATCCAGCGATCAGGAATAGCACAGGAG from Candidatus Krumholzibacteriia bacterium harbors:
- the infC gene encoding translation initiation factor IF-3, coding for MAHIRPGKKDNQELRVNTRIRISEVRLVDEEGNQLGVIATSVALDMARSRGLDLVEVSPNARPPVCRIMEYGKYKYEQSKKAKLARQKQKLHQAALKEVQFRPKTDEHDYRFKVRNILRFLGHRDKVKVVLRFRGRELSHMEFGMKTMERILDDLKDLAIVEHPPKQEGRNVVMILGPIPEAEGGRKATKDDSGELVKAKSPEVGEQSPESSDQE